The proteins below come from a single Papaver somniferum cultivar HN1 chromosome 11, ASM357369v1, whole genome shotgun sequence genomic window:
- the LOC113324338 gene encoding nucleolar transcription factor 1-like, with the protein MVTSSSDYSSSSSDEDSRIHVAKARASMDHAKNIINSMPLDELKASRDELLNRKAREEIIANYREKRRRVQRKMLESEERLRSRPDGVKADLQAECDEEDYWNVINGDLIEDEFSSSDSDSEKEFEGESLDDDDDDDESDDSDD; encoded by the exons atggtgacttccagcagtGATTATTCCTCTAGCTCTTCCGATGAAGATTCCAGGATTCATGTGGCCAAAGCACGTGCCAGTATGGATCATGCTAAGAATATAATAAATAGCATGCCCCTCGATGAGCTGAAAGCCTCCCGTGATGAACTCTTGAATAGGAAGGCCCGAGAAGAGATAATAGCTAATTATCGGGAGAAAAGACGTAGAGTTCAGCGGAAAATGCTAGAATCTGAGGAGAGACTCcgatctcgtcctgatggt GTTAAGGCCGATCTTCAAGCTGAATGTGACGAAGAAGATTACTGGAATGTAATAAATGGTGATCTCATCGAGGATGAATTCTCTAGTTCGGACAGTGACTCTGAGAAAGAGTTTGAAGGAGAAtctttagatgatgatgatgatgatgacgaatcGGATGACTCTGACGATTAG